Proteins encoded together in one Candidatus Bathyarchaeota archaeon window:
- a CDS encoding N-acetyltransferase, which produces MVKDLDMVHPTAKIGGNSKLGEGNRIGAYAIIDGDVMLGDGVSVGAYTEISGKVKIGGRTWIGSHCVIGHPIRGMLWSGESDRGTVQISDRCTIRSGSVIYDDVDLGEGVELGHSVMIREGVTVGRHSLIGTGTILDGHILIGRNVRIQTGVYISSHSIIEDKVFIGPRAVLLNDKYMMQREYRLKGPKIHSGVSVGGNSVILPGVEIGEGSIIGAGAVVTRDVPPRTIYAGIPAKKLRDVPPEWGIKLP; this is translated from the coding sequence ATGGTCAAGGACCTAGATATGGTTCATCCTACCGCAAAAATAGGCGGCAACTCTAAACTAGGAGAGGGGAATAGGATTGGAGCATACGCCATCATAGATGGAGATGTAATGCTCGGAGACGGGGTCAGCGTAGGGGCATATACGGAGATCTCCGGTAAGGTTAAAATAGGAGGGAGGACCTGGATAGGATCCCACTGCGTTATAGGCCATCCGATCCGTGGAATGCTTTGGAGCGGCGAGAGCGATAGAGGAACCGTTCAAATATCAGATAGGTGCACTATTAGAAGCGGCTCGGTCATCTACGATGACGTAGATTTAGGCGAAGGGGTGGAGTTAGGGCATTCCGTCATGATAAGGGAAGGCGTAACCGTAGGAAGGCATTCCCTGATAGGTACAGGCACGATCCTTGACGGCCACATCTTGATAGGGCGGAACGTGAGGATCCAGACAGGGGTCTACATATCCTCCCACTCTATAATTGAGGACAAGGTGTTCATAGGACCCCGGGCAGTCCTGTTAAACGATAAATACATGATGCAGAGAGAATACCGGCTTAAAGGACCCAAGATACATAGCGGTGTAAGTGTGGGGGGGAACTCCGTAATCCTGCCGGGAGTTGAAATAGGGGAGGGATCCATAATCGGCGCGGGAGCCGTAGTAACTCGAGACGTTCCCCCTCGCACAATATATGCAGGTATTCCCGCTAAGAAGCTGCGCGATGTACCTCCCGAATGGGGGATAAAATTACCTTAG
- a CDS encoding adenylate kinase has translation MILVLLGPPGAGKGTYASRLSQLLSIPHISTGDLVRDEIKADSELGRIIKNYSDKGLLVPDEIITDVLKQRISKPDCDGGFILDGFPRTLRQAELLDEIAPVTAVINIDVPDEVIIERLSNRLICRNCGAIYNAKYLKPKRDMICDECGGPLYRRMDDDPEVIKKRLEVYRSETAPLIHYYEGRGLLRNFRYKNPRAPPELAVNELLKLVEGSLRR, from the coding sequence TTGATCCTAGTGTTGCTCGGCCCCCCCGGCGCTGGTAAGGGAACCTATGCCTCGCGGCTATCCCAGCTCCTAAGCATACCTCACATATCCACTGGAGATCTCGTGAGGGATGAGATAAAGGCTGATTCCGAGCTGGGAAGGATTATAAAGAATTACAGTGACAAAGGATTGTTGGTGCCCGATGAGATTATAACCGATGTTTTGAAGCAGCGTATCTCTAAACCCGACTGTGATGGGGGATTCATCTTGGACGGATTCCCCAGAACTCTCAGGCAAGCCGAACTCCTAGATGAGATCGCCCCGGTAACAGCGGTGATCAACATAGATGTACCCGACGAGGTGATCATCGAAAGGCTTTCAAACAGGCTTATATGCCGTAACTGCGGCGCCATATATAACGCGAAATATCTTAAACCTAAACGAGACATGATATGTGATGAATGCGGAGGCCCGTTATACAGGAGGATGGACGATGATCCGGAAGTCATAAAGAAGAGGCTTGAAGTCTATAGGAGCGAGACAGCCCCCCTCATCCACTACTATGAGGGGAGGGGTTTATTAAGGAATTTTAGATACAAGAATCCGAGAGCCCCTCCTGAGCTCGCAGTGAATGAGCTTCTTAAACTGGTTGAAGGATCGCTAAGGAGATGA
- a CDS encoding aspartate kinase, whose amino-acid sequence MEVRFPVSILKFGGSSLNSEAKLEDVADAVIKEREEGYKVVVVASAFRGVTDLLYRWVLRPEDFDMDRFYSIHGGCLKWLAQEYLSDFEFDLTWKLRRLAKDRGSPWLIDDILAMGETFSSHILYEFIMDKGLESSLKSFYDPDFPTRGGGEFGNARIDLNATAETCAKTLSRELARKECIIIPGMGCVSGYDGRIRVRRGASDYVATSLSYGLKADRLWILSDVHGIKAADSTIIPEAETIPELTVGELLDAGALGAKNTNTTFFLPLTKHCPPETYFAKFDEREGPKTRIVEEREAREERAARLVAGREVLLYTFRGYDVEDKVLELESELYKTFDFIRGGGFKRERYFAFFDIDQKSKIDYAIASKVGDLEVSSSKMGLVGLVGEEMRTARKVIERMGRALGDINIVYALDISRISVGAIVERESLKPAIQRLYSDFIK is encoded by the coding sequence ATGGAAGTGAGGTTTCCGGTATCTATCTTGAAGTTTGGAGGCAGCTCTCTGAATTCAGAGGCTAAACTGGAGGATGTCGCCGACGCGGTCATCAAAGAGAGGGAAGAGGGCTATAAGGTCGTGGTGGTAGCATCGGCATTCAGGGGCGTCACCGATCTACTATATAGATGGGTTTTGAGGCCTGAGGACTTCGATATGGATAGATTCTATAGTATACATGGGGGATGCCTGAAATGGTTGGCGCAGGAATACCTAAGTGATTTCGAATTCGATCTAACTTGGAAGTTGAGACGGCTGGCGAAGGACCGCGGATCTCCTTGGCTCATAGACGACATACTAGCCATGGGGGAGACCTTCTCATCCCATATACTATACGAGTTCATTATGGATAAGGGATTGGAGAGCTCACTGAAGAGTTTCTATGATCCGGATTTCCCGACAAGGGGAGGGGGCGAGTTCGGCAATGCCAGAATAGACTTGAATGCTACAGCGGAGACCTGCGCGAAGACCTTATCTAGGGAGCTGGCCCGAAAAGAGTGCATCATAATCCCGGGGATGGGATGCGTCTCGGGCTACGATGGCAGGATTAGGGTTAGGAGGGGCGCCTCCGACTACGTAGCCACAAGTCTAAGCTATGGATTAAAAGCTGATAGGCTGTGGATCCTGAGCGACGTACATGGAATAAAGGCAGCGGATTCCACCATAATACCGGAGGCCGAGACGATCCCTGAGCTGACCGTGGGGGAACTCTTGGATGCGGGAGCTTTGGGTGCGAAGAATACGAACACCACTTTCTTCCTGCCTTTAACCAAGCATTGCCCCCCTGAAACATACTTCGCGAAGTTTGATGAGAGGGAGGGGCCCAAAACCAGGATAGTCGAGGAGAGAGAAGCAAGGGAGGAGAGGGCCGCGAGACTCGTGGCGGGGAGGGAGGTTCTCCTCTACACTTTCAGAGGGTATGATGTCGAGGATAAGGTGTTAGAGCTCGAGAGCGAATTATATAAGACTTTTGACTTCATCCGGGGAGGAGGCTTCAAGAGGGAAAGATACTTCGCCTTCTTCGACATAGACCAGAAGTCAAAGATAGATTACGCAATAGCCTCCAAAGTGGGAGACCTAGAGGTCTCCTCCTCCAAAATGGGGCTCGTAGGCCTCGTAGGAGAGGAGATGCGCACAGCGAGGAAGGTCATAGAACGCATGGGGAGGGCTCTAGGAGATATAAACATAGTCTACGCCCTGGACATATCCAGGATCTCCGTTGGAGCTATAGTGGAGAGGGAATCCCTTAAACCCGCCATTCAACGCCTGTACTCTGACTTCATAAAATAA